In the genome of Tuberibacillus sp. Marseille-P3662, one region contains:
- a CDS encoding SpoIIE family protein phosphatase produces the protein MFEHHYLNSFDIVVFQKAKGDDKICGDSYLVQADDQHVLCAVADGLGSGEWAWEASSQATQTIETYSKESLDSVLGHVNASLLKTRGAVVSVLRIAPETNHFEFCGIGNVNVKIVSPDDSKKVGHPMPNPGFLSGRPVDLKHEQHYFPSEGCFVIYSDGIGLINNTIKDIAKRFEQTSHEVFLSELQALLSSESVSDDMTFIIGQHRPQFF, from the coding sequence ATGTTTGAACATCATTATCTTAATTCGTTTGACATTGTGGTTTTTCAAAAAGCTAAAGGTGATGATAAGATTTGTGGTGACAGTTACCTCGTTCAAGCTGATGATCAGCATGTATTATGTGCTGTGGCTGACGGATTGGGAAGTGGTGAATGGGCTTGGGAAGCTTCAAGCCAGGCCACACAAACGATTGAAACTTATTCGAAGGAATCGCTTGATTCCGTGTTAGGGCATGTCAACGCATCTTTGTTAAAAACGAGAGGGGCCGTTGTGTCCGTTTTGCGTATTGCTCCGGAGACGAATCACTTTGAATTTTGTGGCATTGGCAATGTTAACGTCAAAATTGTCAGTCCGGATGATTCTAAAAAAGTGGGACATCCTATGCCTAATCCGGGCTTTCTGTCGGGACGTCCGGTTGACCTTAAGCATGAGCAACACTATTTTCCATCTGAAGGCTGCTTTGTCATTTATTCAGATGGTATCGGTCTTATTAATAATACAATTAAGGATATTGCTAAACGATTTGAACAAACCTCTCATGAAGTTTTTTTATCTGAGTTACAAGCACTTTTATCATCTGAGTCTGTTAGTGATGATATGACATTCATTATAGGCCAACATCGACCACAGTTCTTCTGA
- the sigB gene encoding RNA polymerase sigma factor SigB gives MSTKSNQSNEMMKENILDFIKRYQEDTDNEELQSYLVSYYDQLVASLSRKFAKNKGIEEDLYQVGMIGLLGALRRFDTSMGRSFESFAVPTIVGEIKRYMRDKTWSIHVPRRIKELGPKIKQAVEQLTNDKQRSPSVQEIAAYLEVTEEEILETMEMGKSYQAASVDSQMDADQEGGTVTLLDLVGQTDKGYQNANERLMLEKAFKVLSDLEKKVITCTYFDHLSQKEAGEAIGISQMHVSRLQRRALRKLRESLADEGMTSTHV, from the coding sequence ATGTCAACAAAGTCCAATCAATCGAATGAAATGATGAAAGAAAATATCTTAGATTTTATTAAGCGGTATCAGGAAGATACGGACAATGAGGAGCTTCAGTCATACCTTGTTTCTTATTATGATCAATTAGTTGCATCCCTTTCGCGCAAGTTTGCAAAAAATAAAGGCATTGAAGAAGATTTGTATCAAGTAGGTATGATTGGTTTATTAGGGGCTCTTAGGCGTTTTGACACATCTATGGGACGTAGTTTTGAATCCTTTGCAGTGCCCACCATTGTCGGCGAAATCAAACGCTATATGCGTGATAAAACGTGGAGTATTCATGTCCCGCGGCGAATTAAAGAATTAGGTCCCAAAATTAAACAAGCTGTCGAACAATTAACAAATGACAAGCAACGATCACCTTCCGTCCAAGAAATAGCTGCTTATCTAGAAGTGACTGAAGAAGAAATTCTTGAAACTATGGAAATGGGTAAAAGCTATCAAGCTGCTTCTGTTGATAGCCAAATGGACGCTGATCAAGAAGGTGGAACGGTTACTTTGCTGGATTTAGTTGGCCAGACAGACAAAGGTTATCAGAATGCGAACGAACGTTTGATGTTGGAAAAAGCTTTTAAAGTGCTTAGTGACCTTGAAAAAAAGGTAATCACTTGTACGTATTTTGATCATCTGAGTCAGAAGGAAGCCGGAGAAGCCATTGGTATTTCACAAATGCATGTGTCAAGACTGCAGCGGAGAGCTCTTCGGAAACTCCGGGAATCATTGGCAGATGAAGGAATGACATCAACTCATGTTTGA
- the rsbW gene encoding anti-sigma B factor RsbW: MSQQVDSVELKIPAKSEYVGVVRLTASGVAYRMGYSYDEIEDIKVAVSEACTNAVNHAYHGVDSGQIAIHIRSYTDRMEVGVIDEGCSFDYEDKIKELKPIDAGVSIEHVNEGGLGLFLIDTLMDQVNISGGSGINVIMTKFLDEDGVLNHVNKVQSIE; the protein is encoded by the coding sequence ATGAGTCAGCAAGTTGACTCCGTAGAGCTTAAAATTCCAGCCAAATCCGAGTACGTTGGGGTTGTTCGATTGACAGCTTCAGGTGTGGCCTATCGCATGGGATACTCTTATGATGAAATTGAAGATATCAAGGTTGCTGTCTCAGAAGCGTGTACCAATGCCGTTAATCATGCCTATCACGGTGTTGATTCCGGCCAAATTGCTATTCACATAAGAAGTTATACTGATCGTATGGAAGTTGGGGTTATTGATGAAGGCTGCAGCTTTGATTACGAGGATAAAATCAAAGAATTAAAGCCTATTGATGCCGGTGTAAGTATAGAACATGTAAATGAAGGGGGTTTGGGACTATTCCTCATTGACACATTGATGGATCAAGTTAATATTAGTGGCGGCTCGGGTATCAATGTCATTATGACAAAGTTTTTGGACGAAGATGGGGTGTTGAACCATGTCAACAAAGTCCAATCAATCGAATGA
- a CDS encoding anti-sigma factor antagonist gives MNLHIEDQLINENKYLLKVSGEIDAYTAPKLKEKLLPLTEQAGITIVIDLEQTEYMDSTGLGIIIAGYKSAYKNESYIQIQGMTPRVRRLFEITGVSDLLMDQQSLKEGQK, from the coding sequence TTGAACTTACATATCGAAGATCAACTCATTAATGAAAATAAATACCTTTTGAAAGTCTCGGGAGAAATTGATGCTTACACGGCACCTAAGTTAAAAGAAAAATTATTACCTCTGACAGAGCAAGCAGGAATAACCATTGTTATAGATCTTGAGCAAACCGAATATATGGATAGTACAGGTTTGGGGATTATTATTGCTGGATATAAATCAGCGTACAAAAACGAAAGTTACATCCAAATTCAAGGAATGACCCCCCGTGTTAGAAGGTTATTTGAAATAACGGGTGTCTCAGATTTGCTCATGGATCAGCAGTCACTAAAGGAGGGACAGAAATGA
- a CDS encoding PP2C family protein-serine/threonine phosphatase codes for MLDQESMQKRYEQFLSEYLARRDEKNLYNGQKISRKMIEQHISPEEVVSTHVDVLTKLYPEMSDDLHASFDFLLEVMMGYGFAYREHQSLRNWQQQLESEIEIASDVQQSLLVNDMPDVEGLEMGVISRPAKQMSGDYYHFVRDGQNSISVAVADIIGKGIPAAMCMSMIKYSMDSVSEQRMEPTAMLESLNRVVEHNVDSSMFITMFYGVYNSIKHRFYYASAGHEPGFYYSSMDQQFYEMEARGLVLGATRDTKYVEYRQDLNKNDMIILLSDGVTECRTESGFIEQEKILDMIRSRIDERPQEIVERVYEELERLQDFELRDDFTLIIMKRDV; via the coding sequence ATGTTGGATCAGGAGAGTATGCAGAAACGTTATGAACAATTTTTGTCTGAATATTTAGCTAGGCGGGATGAAAAAAATCTCTATAATGGGCAAAAAATCAGCCGTAAGATGATTGAACAACATATTTCGCCTGAAGAAGTTGTCAGTACCCATGTTGATGTGTTAACGAAGTTATACCCTGAGATGAGTGATGATTTACATGCTTCATTTGACTTTTTATTGGAAGTTATGATGGGATATGGGTTCGCTTATCGAGAGCATCAAAGTCTGCGGAATTGGCAACAACAACTTGAAAGTGAAATTGAAATTGCTTCCGATGTCCAACAATCGCTGTTGGTAAACGATATGCCAGATGTTGAAGGTCTCGAAATGGGTGTCATTAGTCGTCCAGCGAAGCAAATGAGTGGCGATTACTATCACTTTGTCCGTGATGGACAGAATTCAATTAGTGTCGCTGTAGCCGACATTATTGGTAAAGGTATACCGGCAGCTATGTGTATGTCGATGATCAAGTATTCGATGGACAGTGTTTCTGAACAACGAATGGAGCCAACGGCCATGTTGGAAAGCCTCAATCGAGTTGTTGAACATAATGTGGACTCGAGTATGTTTATCACGATGTTTTACGGTGTTTATAATTCCATAAAACACCGATTCTACTATGCTTCGGCGGGGCATGAACCTGGGTTTTATTACTCATCAATGGATCAGCAGTTTTATGAAATGGAAGCCAGGGGATTGGTTCTTGGAGCGACACGAGATACAAAATATGTTGAATACAGACAGGATTTAAACAAAAACGATATGATCATTTTACTTTCGGACGGGGTCACAGAATGCCGTACGGAAAGTGGTTTTATTGAGCAGGAAAAGATATTAGACATGATCCGGTCTAGAATTGATGAACGTCCGCAAGAGATTGTTGAAAGGGTCTATGAAGAGCTAGAAAGATTGCAAGACTTTGAATTGAGAGATGATTTTACACTTATCATTATGAAACGAGATGTTTAA
- a CDS encoding anti-sigma regulatory factor — MGTQSNIDIKNEWDIVNARQQGRYLAKELGFGHVDQARITTTISELARNIYLYAQKGTITVAAYHEAGRTGLKMVAKDDGPGINDVKKVMQDGYTTSGGLGAGLPGVKRLMDSFDLRSHQNEGTEVVAIKWLR; from the coding sequence ATGGGGACCCAATCCAATATTGATATCAAAAATGAATGGGATATTGTTAATGCCAGGCAGCAAGGAAGATATCTGGCTAAAGAACTTGGCTTTGGTCATGTTGACCAAGCTCGAATCACGACGACAATTTCTGAACTAGCACGAAATATATATCTATACGCACAAAAAGGAACGATCACAGTAGCCGCCTACCATGAGGCTGGGAGAACAGGGTTAAAGATGGTGGCAAAAGACGACGGTCCTGGTATTAATGATGTTAAGAAAGTCATGCAGGATGGATATACGACCTCAGGAGGCCTTGGGGCTGGACTACCAGGTGTTAAACGCCTTATGGATTCATTTGATTTGCGCTCCCATCAGAATGAAGGGACAGAAGTTGTGGCCATTAAATGGCTCCGTTGA
- a CDS encoding STAS domain-containing protein, whose translation MRIPILKLHGYLLTTIQVELDDQTAIQFQEDLLKKIHETEAKGVVIDLTSVELIDSYIAKILGDVVNMSRMLGTKVVLTGIRPAVAITLIDLGIHLKGVPTALDLEQGLDKLQQELEG comes from the coding sequence TTGCGAATACCTATTCTGAAATTACACGGTTACTTACTTACAACAATACAAGTTGAATTAGATGATCAAACAGCCATCCAATTTCAAGAAGATTTATTGAAGAAGATTCATGAAACAGAAGCTAAAGGCGTTGTGATTGATTTAACGTCGGTGGAACTGATTGATTCGTATATTGCTAAGATCCTTGGTGACGTTGTGAATATGTCACGTATGTTAGGGACAAAGGTTGTTTTAACTGGTATTAGGCCAGCTGTTGCAATTACTTTAATAGACCTGGGAATCCATCTAAAAGGGGTGCCAACCGCTCTTGATTTAGAACAGGGTCTAGATAAATTGCAACAGGAATTGGAGGGGTAA
- a CDS encoding STAS domain-containing protein, with protein sequence MNKSVIQLITDNKTSIIERWMSEMGDVTPESAIHSTNEKIAEANNETFAHLIFSYMAKDGDFTQLNEFVKRILEFGYPLNYLTRGLQLFRRVMIEVTGHEANDTKELLKIYQDIEAIMDSIFNRLIEDATEQWENTVAMQKNALLELSAPLIPIMDSISVMPLIGTIDTDRAKLIMENLLNGVIENRSEVVLIDITGVPVVDTMVAHHILQAAEAVHLVGAECILVGIRPEIAQTIVNLGIELGEFPTKSTLRKGIETALGMTKRKIVDTDQEA encoded by the coding sequence TTGAACAAATCAGTGATACAGTTGATTACCGACAACAAAACATCAATTATTGAACGTTGGATGAGTGAGATGGGTGATGTCACGCCGGAAAGTGCGATTCATTCTACTAATGAAAAAATTGCTGAAGCCAATAATGAAACATTTGCTCACTTAATTTTCAGTTATATGGCTAAAGACGGTGACTTCACTCAGTTGAATGAATTTGTCAAGAGAATTTTAGAGTTCGGCTACCCGCTTAACTATTTGACAAGAGGTTTGCAATTGTTTCGCAGGGTCATGATTGAGGTAACGGGCCATGAGGCGAACGATACTAAAGAACTTTTGAAAATCTACCAAGACATTGAAGCTATCATGGATTCGATTTTTAACCGGTTAATTGAAGATGCCACAGAACAATGGGAAAACACGGTTGCTATGCAGAAAAACGCGCTTTTGGAATTGTCAGCACCGCTCATACCCATTATGGACTCCATATCAGTGATGCCGCTCATTGGAACGATTGATACGGACCGTGCCAAACTCATTATGGAAAATCTATTAAATGGTGTGATTGAAAACCGATCGGAAGTGGTTTTGATTGACATTACCGGGGTCCCTGTAGTTGATACTATGGTTGCACATCATATATTACAGGCAGCGGAAGCCGTTCACCTTGTTGGTGCTGAATGTATTTTAGTTGGCATACGTCCGGAAATTGCCCAGACTATTGTTAATCTCGGGATTGAACTTGGTGAATTTCCGACGAAAAGTACTTTGAGAAAAGGTATTGAGACAGCTCTTGGTATGACAAAGCGAAAAATTGTGGACACGGATCAGGAGGCTTGA
- a CDS encoding type II toxin-antitoxin system PemK/MazF family toxin produces the protein MIVKRGDVYFADLSPVVGSEQGGVRPVLVIQNNIGNRFSPTVVVAAITAQIQKAKLPTHVEIDAQKYGFDRDSVILLEQIRTIDKQRLTDKITHLDDDMMNGVDEAIRISLGLIDF, from the coding sequence GTGATAGTAAAACGCGGCGATGTATATTTTGCTGACCTGTCTCCGGTTGTTGGATCCGAACAAGGCGGCGTCAGACCGGTTTTGGTCATCCAAAACAATATCGGTAATCGGTTTAGCCCAACGGTGGTTGTTGCCGCAATTACTGCTCAAATCCAAAAAGCCAAACTTCCTACACATGTTGAAATTGATGCGCAAAAATATGGCTTTGACAGGGATTCTGTTATCCTGCTTGAGCAAATCCGAACGATTGATAAACAACGTTTGACGGATAAAATTACGCATTTGGATGATGACATGATGAATGGCGTTGATGAGGCTATTCGTATTAGTTTAGGCTTAATTGACTTCTAG